In Mercenaria mercenaria strain notata chromosome 13, MADL_Memer_1, whole genome shotgun sequence, a single window of DNA contains:
- the LOC123529662 gene encoding uncharacterized protein LOC123529662 isoform X2 has protein sequence MIQIWKHFDDTSNTQEAIVLPDNTIRNSQDDGRSPINEDHYSFNSSSEDQPDDDPWKPPDYNSVTAMDTLINEKTKPRQIFASEIGQGSTDDLDDPPPPYPGV, from the exons ATGACACCTCAAATACACAGGAGGCAATTGTTCTACCTGATAACACAATTAGAAACAGTCAAGACGACGGTCGTTCTCCAATAAATGAGGACCATTATTCATTTAATAGTTCATCCGAAGACCAACCCGATGATGATCCTTGGAAACCTCCAGACTACAACTCTGTTACAGCAATGGACACGttaattaatgaaaaaacaaaacctCGTCAGATCTTTGCTAGTGAAATAG GTCAAGGTAGTACGGATGATCTTGATGACCCTCCTCCTCCCTATCCGGGTGTTTAA